The Lonchura striata isolate bLonStr1 chromosome 5, bLonStr1.mat, whole genome shotgun sequence genome window below encodes:
- the SPX gene encoding spexin — protein sequence MKGLHKLPASALALFLAASFIAFSWSAPQVHFQRRNWTPQAMLYLKGAQGRRFIADESQRKDIYDRVQLETRSHSTNPLSLSEAAALFLTSLQKAQEVEEENSEYPGYLTVY from the exons ATGAAG gggctgcaTAAACTCCCAGCATCTGCCCTGGCCCTGTTCCTGGCAGCGTCCTTCATTGCCTTCTCCTGGAGTGCCCCTCAG GTTCATTTCCAAAGGAGAAACTGGACTCCTCAGGCCATGCTCTATCTGAAGGGTGCAC AGGGCCGTCGCTTCATCGCAGATGAGAGCCAGAGGAAGGACATTTATGACAGAGTGCAGCTGG aaACACGCAGCCATAGCACAAATCCTTTATCCCTTTCTGAAGCTGCTGCACTGTTCCTTACTTCTTTACAGAAAGCACAAGAAG TGGAAGAGGAAAACAGTGAATACCCTGGCTACTTGACAGTCTATTAA